From Vogesella sp. XCS3, the proteins below share one genomic window:
- a CDS encoding HD-GYP domain-containing protein produces the protein MPKLRKIHIDQAMVGMFVASLDCDWTAHPFWLSRFCLRNAAQIDMLRQEGIQSFYIDTEKGRDIPHATSAPAPASNTATKKSQVRATPLSHELGLARDIVLRTEAITQNLMKDARLGLRLDVAALHGISSELSGSLDRNALALRMVAQMYSKDAYTFQHSVSVALLLMILQHYQGAPHEIVVEAGMGGLLHDIGKTRIPLQLLNKPGRHTAEERQLMREHVRFSQQILDENGIHSPIIRAIALQHHERFDGTGYPLGLAGGAISVYGQQAAIIDVYDAITSDRCYHKGLPAPVAIKKIFELGKNHFDPKVVREVVHCFGIYPPGTLVRLASGKLAVVKRHADGDLTRPEVVVFFDTLRNQRLKPESINLAIRYGPHADDHVVHHEAAEHWQALLPDIHQLLLDSP, from the coding sequence ATGCCTAAGCTACGCAAAATCCATATCGACCAGGCCATGGTAGGCATGTTTGTTGCCAGCCTGGATTGTGACTGGACTGCGCACCCGTTCTGGCTATCGCGCTTTTGCCTGCGTAATGCGGCGCAAATCGACATGCTGCGCCAGGAAGGCATACAGAGTTTTTATATCGATACCGAAAAAGGCCGGGATATTCCCCACGCCACCAGTGCGCCAGCCCCCGCCAGCAACACGGCTACGAAGAAAAGCCAGGTCCGCGCCACCCCACTAAGCCACGAGCTGGGGCTGGCGCGCGATATCGTGCTACGCACCGAAGCCATTACACAAAACCTGATGAAAGATGCCCGGCTGGGCCTGCGGCTGGATGTGGCGGCGCTGCATGGCATCAGCAGCGAGCTGTCCGGCTCATTGGACCGCAACGCACTGGCACTGCGCATGGTGGCGCAGATGTACAGCAAGGATGCCTATACCTTTCAGCACTCGGTCAGCGTGGCGCTGTTGTTGATGATCCTGCAGCACTATCAGGGCGCACCGCACGAGATCGTGGTCGAAGCAGGTATGGGTGGGCTACTGCACGATATCGGCAAGACCCGCATTCCCTTGCAACTCCTCAACAAGCCTGGCCGCCACACAGCAGAAGAGCGTCAGCTGATGCGCGAACACGTGCGCTTTAGCCAGCAGATTCTGGATGAAAACGGTATCCACTCGCCCATCATCCGCGCCATCGCCCTGCAACACCACGAGCGCTTCGACGGAACCGGCTACCCGCTGGGGCTAGCGGGGGGGGCCATCTCGGTATACGGCCAACAAGCCGCCATTATCGATGTATACGACGCGATTACCTCTGACCGCTGCTACCACAAAGGCCTGCCCGCCCCGGTAGCCATCAAGAAAATCTTTGAGCTGGGCAAAAACCACTTTGACCCGAAAGTCGTACGCGAGGTTGTGCACTGCTTCGGCATTTACCCGCCAGGTACCCTGGTACGCCTGGCAAGCGGCAAGCTGGCCGTGGTGAAACGCCACGCAGACGGCGACCTGACCCGCCCCGAAGTGGTGGTGTTCTTTGACACCCTGCGCAACCAGCGCCTCAAACCTGAAAGCATCAACCTGGCCATACGCTATGGCCCCCATGCCGACGATCATGTGGTGCACCACGAGGCCGCCGAGCACTGGCAAGCCCTGCTACCGGATATTCACCAGCTCTTGCTGGATAGCCCCTGA